Genomic segment of Arachnia propionica:
ACCCTGCTGACCCTTCCGATGCTGCTCGGCGCCTGCTGCCTCATCGACCGGTACCAGCACGACCCGGCCTCGCCCCTTCGCGCGCCGTTGACGGCATTCCACGGCATCGACGACTACGGCGTGACGATGGCGGAGATGGAGGGGTGGACTGACCTGACCAGTGGCCAGTTTTCCCTGTTCACCGTTGCCGGAGACCACCAGTTCATCAACAAGCATCAATCGGAGGCGGACGTGCTGCGGCACTTGAAGAGAGACCTGCTCTCGGGGCTAGACGACATCGATCACCCTGTGGCCGAGATGGCCCTGGGGCGCCGGAAATGAAAGGGGAGTTGTCATGAATGCGATCGCTGGAATTGAGGACGTGAGCTTCTACGGAGGCTCGGCTTGTCTGGACGTAAATCAGTTGGCAGAGAATCGGGGGCTCGACCGGGAGCGATTCGACAACCTGCTCATGAAAGAAAAGGCCGTTGCCCTGCCTTTCGAGGATCCAGTCTCTTTCGCCATCAATGCCGCACGACCGCTCCTTTCCCGACTCAGCCCGGAGGACAAGGGTCGAATCGAGATGCTCGTCACCTGCACCGAGTCCGGTGTGGATTTCGGCAAGTCGATCAGCACGTACGTCCACGACGCCCTGGGACTGGGCCGCAATTGCCGCCTCTTCGAAGTAAAGAATGCCTGCTACTCGGGGACGGCTGGGTTCAGCGCAGCCATCAACTTCGTCTTGTCCCAAGTCTCGCCGGGTGCAAAGGGGCTGGTCGTCACTACCGACATGGCGAAGTTCTCCGTCGCGGAGGGTGGAGACGCGCTGTCCGAGGACTGGTCCTTCGCGGAGCCGAGCGGCGGTGCTGGCGCCGTTGCGATCCTCGTGGGGGAGAATCCGAAGATATTCAGCGTCGATGTTGGCGCGAACGGGTACTACGGATTCGAAGTCATGGACACCTGCCGCCCGATCCCCGACAGCGAGGCCGGGAACGCCGACCTGTCGCTCATGACCTACCTGGACTGCTGCGAGTCCGCCTACCGGGAGTACGAGTCCCGAGTAGCCAGCGTCTCGTACACGGACACCTTCGATTTCCTGTCTTTCCACACGCCATTCGGCGGCATGGTTAAGGGAGCCCATCGCACAATGATGCGTCGATTTGCACATGCCAAGGGTGAACGGATCGAGCAGGATTTTCAGGATCGGGTTGCCCCGGGGCTCAGCCTGTGCGGCCGCGTCGGGAACATCATGGGCGGCTCGATATTCCTCAATCTATTGGGAACCATAGAGCAGGGACGGGTTACCGGTCCTTCGCGCATTGGGTGTTTCTCCTACGGCTCTGGATGCTGTTCGGAGTTCTATAGCGGTGTCATCGACAAGGGCAGTCAGGACTACGTGCGGTCGCTCAAGGTTTCGCAGGCACTCAACGAGCGGCACGAGCTGTCGTTCGCGGAGTACGAGGAGCTTATGAGGCTCAACAGCGTAGTCAGCTTTGGTACCCGCAACTGGGAGCTGACGAGCGAACTGCTCGGCGACTGGCGTGATCGCCTGAAAGGTACCGGTCGCGTGGTCCTGACCCAGATTGAGGAGTTCCATCGTGAATACGCAACTTTGTGACCAGGCCTCTTCGCTGCGAGGTGATGTTGTCTCCGTGCGGTCCGCGAGTGACGGCGTGGCGGTCATTGAGATGCACGACGAGGCGGGCAAGAACACCTTCACCGAAGAGCTGACGACGGAGCTGGCTGCGGCCTTCGAGCGCGTGGGGTCCGATGAGCAGTTCCGGGCGGTCGTGCTGACCGGGTACGGCCCCTATTTCTGCAGTGGCGGCACGCTCGGGGCGCTGCTCGACATCCAAGACGGCCAGAACACGTTCCTCGGGGCGGGTGAAGGACCCGGCATCTACACCATGCCCCTGACGTGCCCAATCCCCGTCGTGGCCGCCATGCAGGGCCATGCCATCGGCGGAGGGTTCTCGCTGGGGCTCTTCGCGGATGTTGTTGTCCTAGCCCGAGAAGCCGTTTACTCCGCCAGCTTCATGAAGTACGGGTTCACCCCAGGCTTTGGGTCGACCCTGATCTTTCCGGAGAAGCTGGGGCTGCCCCTAGCGGAGGAGCTTCTGCTGGGTGCGCGAACCTATCGGGGGGCCGAGCTG
This window contains:
- a CDS encoding polyketide synthase, translated to MNTQLCDQASSLRGDVVSVRSASDGVAVIEMHDEAGKNTFTEELTTELAAAFERVGSDEQFRAVVLTGYGPYFCSGGTLGALLDIQDGQNTFLGAGEGPGIYTMPLTCPIPVVAAMQGHAIGGGFSLGLFADVVVLAREAVYSASFMKYGFTPGFGSTLIFPEKLGLPLAEELLLGARTYRGAELASRGVPFEVAPRGEVLDRALVMAERLADKPRRSLITLKAHLVRHLLEQLPHCTELELAMHEITIHEPEVRERLISRYSA
- a CDS encoding hydroxymethylglutaryl-CoA synthase family protein: MNAIAGIEDVSFYGGSACLDVNQLAENRGLDRERFDNLLMKEKAVALPFEDPVSFAINAARPLLSRLSPEDKGRIEMLVTCTESGVDFGKSISTYVHDALGLGRNCRLFEVKNACYSGTAGFSAAINFVLSQVSPGAKGLVVTTDMAKFSVAEGGDALSEDWSFAEPSGGAGAVAILVGENPKIFSVDVGANGYYGFEVMDTCRPIPDSEAGNADLSLMTYLDCCESAYREYESRVASVSYTDTFDFLSFHTPFGGMVKGAHRTMMRRFAHAKGERIEQDFQDRVAPGLSLCGRVGNIMGGSIFLNLLGTIEQGRVTGPSRIGCFSYGSGCCSEFYSGVIDKGSQDYVRSLKVSQALNERHELSFAEYEELMRLNSVVSFGTRNWELTSELLGDWRDRLKGTGRVVLTQIEEFHREYATL